A region of Procambarus clarkii isolate CNS0578487 chromosome 48, FALCON_Pclarkii_2.0, whole genome shotgun sequence DNA encodes the following proteins:
- the LOC138351175 gene encoding putative per-hexamer repeat protein 5, with product MTKDLIMVQDLIYVQDFDNGPGYDSGPGLDNGLGLDNGPEFDNSPRLDNGPRLDNGHDTGPGLDSGPRPDYGPGLDNGLGLDDSQGLDNGPGLDSGPGLDNGPGLVSGPGLDSGPGHDSGPGLVNGQELDNGLGLDSGPGLDSLDSGAGLDNRSGIDSGPGLDNGPRLDSGPGFDNGPGLYNGPRLDKGSRLDNSPGLDNGLELDNGPGHSYGPGLGSCPGLDSGRGLDNGPGLDSDPRLDSGLGHDNGPGRDSGTGLEIGSGIDSGPGVDNGPGLDYDEGLDNAYDSGPGIDNGPGLDSGPGIDNGPGLDSGPGLDSGPGLDSGPELDNGPGLENGGPGHDNGPGLDSGPRLDYGPGLDNGLGLDDSQGLDNGPGLDSGPGLDNGLGLNSGPGLDSLDSGPGLDNRSGIDSGPGLDNGPRLDSGPGFDNGPGLYNGPRLDSGSRLDNSPGLDNGLELDNGPGHSYGPGLGSCPGLDSGRGLDNGPGLDSDPRLDSGLGHDNGPGRDSGTGLEIGSGIDSGPGVDNGPGLDYDEGLDNGSGLDIRPGLDNGPGHDSGPGLDNGLGLDNGAEFDNSPRLDNGPRLDNGHDTGPGLDSGPRLDYGPGLDNGLGLDDSQGLDNGPGLDSGSGLDNGPGLVSGPGLDSGPGHDSGPGLVNGQELDNGHDNGPGLDSGPRFDYGPGHDNGPELDNGSGLDNGSGLDNVPGLGLDSGPGLDNRSGIDSGPGLDNGPRLDSGPGFDNGPGLYNGPRLDSGSRLDNSPGLDNGLELDNGPGHSYGPGLGSCPGLDSGRGLDNGPGLDSDPRLDSGLGHDNGPGRDSGTGLEIGSGIDSGPGVDTGPGLDSGPRLDYGPGLDNGLGLDDSQGLDNGTGLDSGPGLDNGPGLVSGPGLDSGPGNDSGPGLVNGQELDNGLGLDNDFGFDSGSGLDCGPGLDNSPVLDSSPELDSGQGLENGLRLDNGPGLYNG from the exons atgacgaaggacttgataatggttcaggacttgaTATACGTCCAAGactttgataatggtcctggatatgacagtggtccaggacttgataatggtctaggacttgataatggtccagaatttgaTAATAGtccaagacttgataatggtccaaggctTGATAATG gacatgatactggtccaggacttgatagtggtccaagACCTGattatggtccaggacttgataatggtctaggactTGATGATAGtcaaggacttgataatggtccaggacttgatagtggtccaggacttgataatggtcctggacttgtaagtggtccaggacttgacagtggtccaggacatgatagtggtccaggacttgttAATGGTCaagaacttgataatggtctaggacttgatagtggtccaggacttgaca GTCTTGACAGCGGTGCAGGACTTGATAATAGATCAGGAattgacagtggtccaggacttgataatggcccacgacttgatagtggtccaggttttgataatggtccaggactttatAATGGCCCACGACTTGATAAGGGTTCAAGACTTGACAatagtccaggacttgataatggtctagaacttgataatggcccaggacatagttatggtccaggacttggcagttgtccaggacttgacagtggtcgaggacttgataatggcccaggaCTTGACAGTGATCCTAGACTTGACAGTGGTCtaggacatgataatggtccaggacgtgaCAGTGGTACAGGACTTGAGATTGGTTCAGGAATTGACAGTGGTCCAggagttgataatggtccaggacttgattatgacgaaggacttgataatg CATATGATAGTGGTCCTGgaattgataatggtccaggacttgacagtggtccaggaattgataatggtccgggactAGATAGTGGACCAGGACTTGACAGTGGTCCtggacttgatagtggtccagagcttgataatggtccaggacttgagaatGG tggtccaggacatgataatggtccaggacttgatagtggtccaagACTTGATtacggtccaggacttgataatggtctaggactTGATGATAGtcaaggacttgataatggtccaggacttgatagtggtccaggacttgataatggcctAGGACTtaatagtggtccaggacttgaca GTCTTGACagcggtccaggacttgataatagaTCAGGAattgacagtggtccaggacttgataatggcccacgacttgatagtggtccaggttttgataatggtccaggactttatAATGGCCCACGACTTGATAGTGGTTCAAGACTTGACAatagtccaggacttgataatggtctagaacttgataatggcccaggacatagttatggtccaggacttggcagttgtccaggacttgacagtggtcgaggacttgataatggcccaggaCTTGACAGTGATCCTAGACTTGACAGTGGTCtaggacatgataatggtccaggacgtgaCAGTGGTACAGGACTTGAGATTGGTTCAGGAATTGACAGTGGTCCAggagttgataatggtccaggacttgattatgacgaaggacttgataatggttcaggacttgatatacgtccaggacttgataatggtcctggacatgacagtggtccaggacttgataatggtctaggacttgataatggtgcaGAATTTGATAATAGtccaagacttgataatggtccaaggctTGATAATG gacatgatactggtccaggacttgatagtggtccaagacttgattatggtccaggacttgataatggtctaggactTGATGATAGtcaaggacttgataatggtccaggacttgatagtggttcaggacttgataatggtcctggacttgtaagtggtccaggacttgacagtggtccaggacatgatagtggtccaggacttgttAATGGTCaagaacttgataatg gacatgataatggtccaggacttgatagtggtccaagATTTGATTATGGTccaggacatgataatggtccagaacttgataatggttctggacttgataatggttctggACTTGATAATGTTCCAGGACTTG GTCTTGACagcggtccaggacttgataatagaTCAGGAattgacagtggtccaggacttgataatggcccacgacttgatagtggtccaggttttgataatggtccaggactttatAATGGCCCACGACTTGATAGTGGTTCAAGACTTGACAatagtccaggacttgataatggtctagaacttgataatggcccaggacatagttatggtccaggacttggcagttgtccaggacttgacagtggtcgaggacttgataatggcccaggaCTTGACAGTGATCCTAGACTTGACAGTGGTCtaggacatgataatggtccaggacgtgaCAGTGGTACAGGACTTGAGATTGGTTCAGGAATTGACAGTGGTCCAGGAGTTGAtactggtccaggacttgatagtggtccaagacttgattatggtccaggtcttgataatggtctaggactTGATGATAGtcaaggacttgataatggtacaggacttgatagtggtccaggacttgataatggccctGGACTTGTAAGTGGGCCAggacttgacagtggtccaggaaatgatagtggtccaggacttgttAATGGTCaagaacttgataatggtctaggactTGATAATGATTTTGGATTTGATAGTGGTTCAGGACTTGActgtggtccaggacttgataatagcCCAGTACTTGATAGTAGTCCAGAACTTGACAGTGGTCAAGGACTTGAGAATGGCCtaagacttgacaatggtccaggactttaTAATGGCTGA
- the LOC138351176 gene encoding putative per-hexamer repeat protein 5 gives MTKDLIMVQDLIYVQDFDNGPGYDSDPGLDNGPEFDNSPRLDNGPRLDNGHDTGPGLDSGPRPDYGPGLDNGLGLDDSQGLDNGPGLDSGPGLDNGPGLVSGPGLDSGPGHDSGPGLVNGQELDNGLGLDSGPGLDTNVGFDNSLDSGAGLDNRSGIDSGPGLDNGPRLDSGPGFDNGPGLYNGPRLDRGSRLDNSPGLDNGLELDNGPGHSYGPGLGSCPGLDSGRGLDNGPGLDSDPRLDSGLGHDNGPGRDSGTGLEIGSGIDSGPGVDNGPGLDYDEGLDNAYDSGPGIDNGPGLDSGPGIDNGPGLDSGPGLDSGPGLDSGPELDNGPGLENGGPGHDNGPGLDSGPRLDYGPGLDNGLGLDDSQGLDNGPGLDSGPGLDNGLGLNSGPGLDRHDNGPGLDSGPRLDYGPGHDNGPELDNGSGLNNGPGLHNSPGLDNGPGLDSGSGLDSGPDLDNGSRPDSGPGLDMVQVLTAVQDLIIDKELTVVQDLIMAHDLIVVQVLIIVQDFIMAHDLIMVQDLTIVQDLIMVQNLIMAQDIVMVQDLAVVQDLTVVEDLIMAQDLTVILDLTVV, from the exons atgacgaaggacttgataatggttcaggacttgaTATACGTCCAAGactttgataatggtcctggatatgacagtgatccaggacttgataatggtccagaatttgaTAATAGtccaagacttgataatggtccaaggctTGATAATG gacatgatactggtccaggacttgatagtggtccaagACCTGattatggtccaggacttgataatggtctaggactTGATGATAGtcaaggacttgataatggtccaggacttgatagtggtccaggacttgataatggtcctggacttgtaagtggtccaggacttgacagtggtccaggacatgatagtggtccaggacttgttAATGGTCaagaacttgataatggtctaggacttgatagtggtccaggacttgacactAACGTAGGATTTGATAATA GTCTTGACAGCGGTGCAGGACTTGATAATAGATCAGGAattgacagtggtccaggacttgataatggcccacgacttgatagtggtccaggttttgataatggtccaggactttatAATGGCCCACGACTTGATAGAGGTTCAAGACTTGACAatagtccaggacttgataatggtctagaacttgataatggcccaggacatagttatggtccaggacttggcagttgtccaggacttgacagtggtcgaggacttgataatggcccaggaCTTGACAGTGATCCTAGACTTGACAGTGGTCtaggacatgataatggtccaggacgtgaCAGTGGTACAGGACTTGAGATTGGTTCAGGAATTGACAGTGGTCCAggagttgataatggtccaggacttgattatgacgaaggacttgataatg CATATGATAGTGGTCCTGgaattgataatggtccaggacttgacagtggtccaggaattgataatggtcctggactagATAGTGGACCAGGACTTGACAGTGGTCCtggacttgatagtggtccagagcttgataatggtccaggacttgagaatGG tggtccaggacatgataatggtccaggacttgatagtggtccaagACTTGATtacggtccaggacttgataatggtctaggactTGATGATAGtcaaggacttgataatggtccaggacttgatagtggtccaggacttgataatggcctAGGACTtaatagtggtccaggacttgaca gacatgataatggtccaggacttgatagtggtccaagacttgattatggtccaggacatgataatggtccagaacttgataatggttctggacttaataatggtccaggacttcataatagtccaggacttgataacggtcctGGACTTGACAGTGGTTCAggacttgacagtggtccagACCTTGATAATGGCTCACGAcctgatagtggtccaggacttgatatggTCCAGGTCTTGACagcggtccaggacttgataatagaTAAGGAattgacagtggtccaggacttgataatggcccacgacttgatagtggtccaggttttgataatagtccaggacttTATAATGgcccacgacttgataatggttcaagaCTTGACAatagtccaggacttgataatggtccagaacttgataatggcccaggacatagttatggtccaggacttggcagttgtccaggacttgacagtggtcgaggacttgataatggcccaggaCTTGACAGTGATCCTAGACTTGACAGTGGTCTAG
- the LOC138351177 gene encoding fibroin heavy chain-like, translating into MLDLERHAWLLVNGEHARKNYPGLDNGPGLDNGPGLDSGSGQDNGPGLDNGPGPDSGTGRDKGPGIDNGPGLDNDPGLDSGPGLDNGPGHDNGPGLDKGPGIDSDPGLDNGPGPDNGPGLDSGPGIDSGAVLDSGPGLDSGPGLDNVPGLHNGQGLDSGPRLDNSPGLDNGPELDNGQGLDNGLGLDNGPGLDRLDNGPSLDNDAGLDNGSGLDKGPELDNGPRLDSRPGLDNGLGLDNGPGLDNGPRLDSGSGLDSGPRHDNGPGLDNGSGLDIGLDSGPGLDNGPWLDNGPGLDNGQGHDNGLGIGSGLGLVNSGGLDSGSRLDNGPGLDSGAGIDSGPGFDNGPELDSGPRFENSPGLNSVPGLDNGPGLDNGPGLDNGQGHDNSLGIDNGPGQDNGPGLDNGPGLDNGLDSGRGLDNGSGLDNGLGFDSCPVLDNGPGLDNSSELDSGSGPDSGQGLDNGPGLDNGIGLDNGPWSEHGNGPRLDSGSGFDNGPGLDSGSGLESGPGLENGPVHDSDLGLDNGPGLGSGPGLDNGLGIDSGPDLDNSPGVNIGPGLDNGRGLDSGPVLDNCSGIDSGPGLDNGPGVNIGPGFGNGRLPDSGLGLDSGPGLDNSPRLDSGPGHDSGPGLDNGQVPDSGQGLDSGRGLENGPEFDSNPGLDSGPPGRDNGSGLDSGLGLDNGQGLDIGTGLENNSGHDNGLGLDRGPGFGNVPELDSGPGLKNGLRLDNNPEFDNSPGLDNGPGLDNGPGLDSGSGHDNGPGHDNGPELDNGSGLDNGPGLDNSPGLDNGPGLDSGSGLDSGPELDNGSRPGSGPELDMVQVLTAVQGLIIDQELTVVQDLIMAHDLIVVQVLIMVQDFLMAHDLIVVQDLTIVQDLIMVQNLIVAHDIIMVQDLAVVQDLTVVEDLIMVQDLTVIQYLTVVQDMIMVQDVTVVQDLRLVQELIVVQELIMIQDLIMTKDLIIVQDLIYVQDLTIVQDFIMVQGLKMVQDLAVGQDLIEVQELVMVQDLVMNGTGRDKGPELDNGPGLDNGPGLDNGPGLDSSPVLDNGPGLDNGPGLDNGQGHDNGLGIDNSPGQDNGPGLDNDQGLDNGPGLDNVQGHDNGLELNSDIGLVNSGGLDSGPRRDNGPGLDNGPGHDSGPGLDSGPGIDSGPGFDNSQVLDHDNGPELDNGSGLDNGPGLDISLGLDNGQRFDSGPEIDNGPGLDSGSGLDSGPELDNDPRLDNGLDSGPGLDNGPGLDSGPELDNDPRFDNGPELDNGPRLDSGSRFDNSPGHVNGPELDSGPRHNYGPGLGSCPGLDSGRGLDNGPGLDIDPRLDSSPRHDNGPGRDSGTGLEIGSGIDSGPEVDNGPGLDYDEGLDNAYDSGPGIDNGPGLDSGPGIYNGPGLDSGPGLDSGPGIDNGPGLDSGPGLDSGPGLDSGTELDNGPGLENGGPGHDNGPGLDSGPRLDYGPGLDNGLGLDDSQGLDNGPGLDSGPGLDNGPGLVSGPRIDSGPGHDSGPGLVNGQELDNGLGLDNDFGFDSGSGLDCGPGLDNGSVLDSSPEPDSGQGLENGPRLDNGPGLYNGSIPDSEPGLDSDQGLDNGLGIDNSLDSGPGLDNRSGIDSGPGLDNVPGVNICQGFDNGRGPDSGLGLDIGPGLYNGPRLDSGPGFNNGPGFDSGPGLDSGPGLYNGHRFDSGSKLDNSPGLDNGLELDSGLGHDYGPGLGICPGLDCGRRLENGPGLDSDPRIDSGPGHDNGPGRDSGTGLENGSRIDSGPGVDNVYDSGPGLDNNTGLDRDPGLDNCPGIYNGPGLDSGPGIDKGPGLDSGPGLDSGTELDNGARLENGGPGHDNGPGHDSGPRLDYGPGHDNGPELDNGSGLNNGPGLHNSPGLDNGPGLDSGSGLDSGPELDNGSRPDSGPGLDMVQVLTAVQDLIIDKELTVVQDLIMAHDLIVVQVLIIVQDFIIAHDLIVVQDLTIVQDLIMVQNLIMAQDIVMVQDLAVVQDLTVVEDLIMAQDLTVILDLTVV; encoded by the exons ATGCTTGATTTAGAGCGTCATGCATGGCTGTTAGTGAACGGTGAACATGCACGCAAGAA TTACCcaggacttgacaatggtccaggacttgataatggtccaggacttgacagtgGTTCAGGAcaagataatggtccaggacttgataatggtccaggacctgACAGTGGTACAGGacgtgataagggtccaggaattgataatggtccaggacttgataatgatccaggacttgacagtggtccaggacttgacaatggtccaggacatgataatggtccaggacttgataaaggTCCAGGAATTGACAGtgatccaggacttgataatggtccag gacctgataatggtccaggacttgacagtggtccaggaaTTGACAGTGGTGCAgtacttgatagtggtccaggccTTGACAGTGGTCCGGGACTTGATAATGTTCCAGGACTTCATAATGGTCAAGGACTTGACAGTGGTCCAagacttgataatagtccaggacttgataatggtccagaacttgataatggtcaaggtcttgataatggtctaggacttgataatggtccaggacttgata gacttgataatggtccaagcctTGATAATGacgcaggacttgataatggttcaggacttgataaaggtccagaacttgataatggtccacgacttgACAgtcgtccaggacttgataatggtctaggacttgataatggtccagggcttgataatggtccaagacttgATAGTGGATcaggacttgatagtggtccaagacatgataatggtccaggacttgataatggttcaggacttgatattg gacttgacagtggtccaggacttgataatggtccttggcttgataatggtccaggacttgataatggtcaaggACATGATAATGGTCTAGGAATTGGTAGTGGTCTAGGACTTGTCAATAGTGGAGGACTTGACAGTGGTtcaagacttgataatggtccaggacttgatagtggTGCAGGAATTGACAGTGGTCCAGGATTTGACAATGGTCCAGAACTTGACAGTGGACCAAGATTTGAAAATAGTCCAGGACTTAACAGTgtaccaggacttgataatggtcctggacttgataatggtccaggacttgataatggtcaaggACATGATAATAGTCTAGGAATTGATAATGGCCCAGGAcaagataatggtccaggacttgataatggtccaggacttgataatg gacttgatagtggtcgagggcttgataatggttcaggacttgataatggtcttggATTTGATAGCTGTCcagtacttgacaatggtccaggacttgataatagtTCAGAACTTGATAGTGGTTCAGGTCCTGACAGTGGTCaaggacttgataatggcccaggacttgataatggtataggacttgataatggtcca TGGTCCGAACATGGTAATGGCCCACGACTTGATAGTGGTTCaggatttgataatggtccaggtctTGACAGCGGTTCAGGACTTGaaagtggtccaggacttgaaaACGGTCCAGTACATGATAGTGAtttaggacttgataatggtccaggacttggcagtggtccaggacttgataatggtttagGAATAGACAGTGGTCCAGATCTTGATAATAGCCCAGGTGTTAATATTggcccaggacttgataatggtagaggacttgacagtggtccagTACTTGATAATTGTTCAGGAattgacagtggtccaggacttgataatggcccaggaGTTAATATTGGTCCAGGATTTGGTAATGGTAGATTACCTGACAGTGGTCTAggacttgacagtggtccaggacttgataatagcccacgacttgatagtggtccaggacatgacagtggtccaggacttgataatggtcaggTACCTGACAGTGGTCAAGGACTTGACAGTGGTCGAGGTCTTGAAAATGGCCCAGAATTTGACAGTAACCCAGGACTTGACAGTGGTCCGCCTGGacgtgataatggttcaggacttgacagtggtctaggacttgataatggtcaaggACTTGACATTGGTACAGGACTTGAGAATAACTCAGGACATGATAATGGTTTAGGACTTGATAGAGGTCCAGGATTTGGTAATGTTCCAgaacttgatagtggtccaggacttaaAAATGGTCTAAGACTTGATAATAATCCAGAatttgataatagtccaggacttgataatggtccagggcttgataatggtcctggacttgataGTGGATcaggacatgataatggtccaggacatgataatggtccagaacttgataatggttcaggacttgataatggtccaggacttgataatagtccaggacttgataatggtcctggacttgaCAGTGGTTCAggacttgacagtggtccagAACTTGATAATGGCTCACGACCTGGTAGTGGTCCAGAACTTGATATGGTCCAGGTCTTGACAGCGGTCCAGGGCTTGATAATAGATCAGGAattgacagtggtccaggacttgataatggcccacgacttgatagtggtccaggttttgataatggtccaggactttttAATGGCCCACGACTTGATAGTGGTTCAAGACTTGACAatagtccaggacttgataatggtccagaacttgATAGTGGCCCACGACATAATTATGGTCCAGGACTTGGCAGTTGTCCAGGACTTGACAGTGGtcgaggacttgataatggtccaggacttgacagtgATCCAATacttgacagtggtccaggacatgataatggtccaggacgtgaCAGTGGTACAGGACTTGAGATTGGTTCAGGaattgatagtggtccaggagttgataatgatccaggacttgataatgacgAAGGACTTGATAATAGTTCAGGACTTGATATACGTCCAGGACTTGACAATAGTCcaggactttataatggtccagggattgaaaatggtccaggacttggcaGTGGGCCAGGACTTGATAGAGGTTCAGGAGTTGGTAATGGTCCAGGATTTGGTAATGAATGGTACAGGACGTGATAAGGGTCcagaacttgataatggtccaggacttgataatggtccaggacttgataatggtccaggacttgacagtaGTCCagtacttgataatggtcctggacttgataatggtccaggacttgataatggtcaaggCCATGATAATGGTCTAGGAATTGATAATAGCCCAGGAcaagataatggtccaggacttgataatgatcaaggacttgacaatggtccaggacttgacaatgTTCAAGGACATGATAATGGTCTAGAACTTAACAGTGATATAGGACTTGTCAATAGTGGAGGACTTGACAGTGGTCCAAgacgtgataatggtccaggacttgataatggtccaggacatgatagtggtccaggacttgatagtggtccaggaatTGACAGTGGTCCAGGATTTGACAAtagtcaagtcctggaccatgataatggtccagaacttgataatggttcaggacttgataatggtccaggacttgatattagtctaggacttgataatggtcagaGATTTGACAGTGGTCCAGaaattgataatggtcctggacttgaCAGTGGTTCAggacttgacagtggtccagaacttgataatgatccaagacttgataatg gacttgacagtggtccaggacttgataatggtccaggacttgacagtggtccagaacttgataatgatccaaggtttgataatggtccagaacttgATAATGGCCCACGACTTGATAGTGGTTCAAGATTTGACAATAGTCCAGGACATGTTAATGGTCCAGAACTTGATAGTGGCCCAAGACATAATTATGGTCCAGGACTTGGCAGTTGTCCAGGACTTGACAGTGGTCgaggacttgataatggcccaggaCTTGACATAGATCCAAGACTTGACAGTAGTCcaagacatgataatggtccaggacgtgaCAGTGGTACAGGACTTGAGATTGGTTCAGGAATTGACAGTGGTCCAGaagttgataatggtccaggacttgattatgacgaaggacttgataatg CATATGATAGTGGTCCAGgaattgataatggtccaggacttgacagtggtccaggaaTTTATAATGGTCCTGGACTAGATAGTGGACCAggacttgacagtggtccaggaattgataatggtcctggactagatagtggtccaggacttgacagtgGTCCTGGACTTGATAGTGGTACagagcttgataatggtccaggacttgagaatGG tggtccaggacatgataatggtccaggacttgatagtggtccaagacttgattatggtccaggacttgataatggtctaggactTGATGATAGtcaaggacttgataatggtccaggacttgatagtggtccaggacttgataatggtcctggacttgtAAGTGGTCCAAGAattgacagtggtccaggacatgatagtggtccaggacttgttAATGGTCaagaacttgataatggtctaggactTGATAATGATTTTGGATTTGATAGTGGTTCAGGACTTGActgtggtccaggacttgataatggctcAGTACTTGATAGTAGTCCAGAACCTGACAGTGGTCaaggacttgagaatggcccaagacttgacaatggtccaggactttaTAATGGTTCAATACCTGATAGTGAACCAGGACTTGACAGTGATCAAGGACTTGATAACGGACTAGGAATTGATAATA GTCTTGACagcggtccaggacttgataatagaTCAGGAattgacagtggtccaggacttgataatgtccCAGGAGTTAATATTTGTCAAGGATTTGATAATGGTAGAGGACCTGACAGTGGTCTAGGACTTGACATTGGTCCAGGACTTTATAATGGCCcacgacttgatagtggtccaggttttaataatggtccaggatttgacagtggtccaggacttgacagtggtccaggactttaTAATGGCCATCGATTTGATAGTGGTTCAAAACTTGACAatagtccaggacttgataatggtttagAACTTGATAGTGGCCTAGGACATGATTATGGTCCAGGACTTGGCATTTGTCCAGGACTTGATTGTGGtcgacgacttgagaatggcccaggacttgACAGTGATCCTAGAattgacagtggtccaggacaTGATAATGGCCCAGGACGTGACAGTGGTacaggacttgagaatggttcaagaattgacagtggtccaggagttgataatg TAtatgatagtggtccaggactagataATAATACAGGACTTGATAGagatccaggacttgataattgtccaggaatttataatggtccaggacttgacagtggtccaggaaTTGATAAGGGTCCTGGACtagatagtggtccaggacttgacagtgGTACAGAGCTTGATAATGGTGCAAGACTTGAGAATGG TGGTccaggacatgataatggtccaggacatgaTAGTGGTCCAAGACTTGATTATGGTccaggacatgataatggtccagaacttgataatggttctggacttaataatggtccaggacttcataatagtccaggacttgataatggtcctggacttgaCAGTGGTTCAggacttgacagtggtccagAACTTGATAATGGCTCACGAcctgatagtggtccaggacttgatatggTCCAGGTCTTGACagcggtccaggacttgataatagaTAAGGAattgacagtggtccaggacttgataatggcccacgacttgatagtggtccaggttttgataatagtccaggacttTATAATCGCCCACGACTTGATAGTGGTTCAAGACTTGACAatagtccaggacttgataatggtccagaacttgataatggcccaggacatagttatggtccaggacttggcagttgtccaggacttgacagtggtcgaggacttgataatggcccaggaCTTGACAGTGATCCTAGACTTGACAGTGGTCtag